In Candidatus Babeliales bacterium, a genomic segment contains:
- a CDS encoding L-lactate dehydrogenase, with amino-acid sequence MKHSKIAVIGAGTVGSTTAYALLLKNIVAEIILVDIDEARCHGEILDLSDALAFDGASKIRSGSSKDASEADIIVIAAGRAQKPGETRAELLTTNKTIITDIFTAIKPINPQAIVIMVTNPLDALTALAQSLSGLPRNQVFGTGTFLDTLRLRGIIAEKTNVAKSSVHAYVIGEHGDSQCVAWSSAEIAGISIAQFAGIEKKDFESIAQQAKNTAYEIIACKGSTHFGIAACVAAICEAIVFDQKLVMPLSTYIQEYDTVFSMPAILGENGIERILPIPLDDLEQKKLTDSAEQLRQLI; translated from the coding sequence ATGAAACACTCAAAAATAGCTGTAATTGGTGCTGGCACCGTTGGATCAACAACCGCATATGCCTTACTACTCAAGAACATAGTTGCCGAGATTATTTTAGTAGATATTGATGAAGCACGTTGCCATGGTGAAATTCTTGATCTTTCTGATGCCCTTGCATTTGATGGAGCTTCAAAAATACGATCAGGCAGCTCTAAAGATGCCTCAGAAGCTGATATTATCGTCATAGCAGCAGGAAGAGCGCAAAAGCCAGGGGAAACACGCGCAGAGCTACTGACAACAAATAAAACAATCATTACCGATATTTTCACCGCTATTAAACCAATCAACCCGCAAGCCATTGTTATTATGGTGACCAATCCTCTTGATGCACTCACTGCTCTTGCACAATCTCTATCTGGACTCCCGCGCAATCAAGTATTTGGTACGGGAACATTCTTGGATACTTTGCGCTTGCGTGGTATTATTGCCGAAAAAACGAATGTCGCTAAAAGTTCTGTACATGCGTATGTCATTGGTGAACATGGCGATTCACAATGTGTTGCATGGTCATCAGCAGAAATTGCCGGTATTTCGATTGCACAATTTGCTGGAATAGAAAAAAAAGATTTTGAGAGTATCGCACAACAAGCAAAAAACACCGCATACGAAATTATTGCATGCAAAGGATCAACACATTTTGGCATTGCTGCATGCGTAGCAGCCATATGCGAAGCAATCGTTTTTGATCAAAAATTAGTTATGCCACTTTCTACGTATATTCAAGAATATGATACTGTGTTCAGCATGCCTGCTATTTTAGGTGAAAATGGGATTGAAAGAATACTCCCAATCCCACTTGATGATCTCGAACAAAAAAAATTAACTGATTCTGCTGAGCAATTACGTCAATTAATTTAA
- a CDS encoding pitrilysin family protein: MLKTCSVFLFFSLLFGINIYLTASDAIIRHTLKNGLTVLIREKHDIPKVAVQIWYNVGSKDELLHEKGIAHLLEHMVFKGTHTLSETDHGAVVRKLSGTCNGITSADWTRYIYDLPSHNWRNILPIISDCMTNCTFSDDVLNSEMKAVIQELKMYNDNYGRSLRIELEKAIFADHPYHYPVIGYKKDLINITGKDLHAFYKKHYKPNNATLVVVGDVETDEVIDLANQYFGHIPHDEACIKKENSCIFDIVSKSVTLYRDIVHPSFIYAFAIPGLSKKNIFEISILEWIIGQGRGSRLYKKLVHDYGLATNVTTGSWSDLFEHGIFFIQVDPKNQKDKEKIEDVIDAELIELASNGLSDSEFKRALQKTQMRLYTLLENFNEQASRIGLMYLATKDENYGSTLSMQSSHELKQNTHDIIEQFFRPSVIHKGYLLPLSESEKNNWLTLQQASDQKDKEILSQRVRHTQVESALYAKRVNLQETMKPFAFPKAEKIILSNGLNVLHHHNGATPRIKITLNFKADSYYDPQDKQGLCKFVMAMMVEGTETYTAQELIDILDAHGISLIVSSEAISINLLESDLVFGLRMLNDILNKSTFPENKLEKVRQQLLVHVKKASDDLACCKDMVLKNILYKGHPYSKQANGNASSIGAISRADLLDFYKKYISPQEAHLVIVGDLHNYDIQEVVAQELGDWCGAVVEDIEYPPLFKVPTIEVNHQLNRDQAFICLAQLSIDRYHPDFDKYRIFDYIFSGGNFSRGSRLFSLREQTGIFYIVGGSLVSGAGKQPGVFQVTAIVSPDRLQEAEEMLKNLIDTVVDTVTQEEFEEAKRTIINNLVNNFVSNDALAATFLFLDRFKLPADYFDNRAASLETITLEDMKTAVKDILHSDKMITVRAGRV; encoded by the coding sequence ATGTTAAAAACATGTTCTGTTTTTTTATTTTTCTCATTGTTATTCGGAATCAATATATATCTTACCGCTAGTGATGCCATTATAAGGCATACCTTAAAAAATGGTCTGACTGTTTTGATTCGAGAAAAGCATGACATACCAAAAGTTGCTGTTCAAATTTGGTATAATGTTGGATCAAAAGATGAATTGCTCCATGAAAAAGGAATAGCTCATTTGCTTGAGCATATGGTATTTAAAGGTACTCATACACTTTCTGAAACGGATCATGGTGCAGTTGTTCGCAAACTTTCGGGTACTTGTAATGGAATTACTTCTGCTGATTGGACTCGTTACATCTATGATCTTCCATCCCACAATTGGAGAAATATTTTACCAATCATTTCCGATTGCATGACGAATTGTACATTTAGCGATGATGTGCTCAATTCTGAAATGAAAGCAGTTATTCAAGAATTGAAAATGTATAACGATAATTACGGTAGATCCCTTAGGATAGAATTAGAAAAGGCAATTTTTGCAGATCACCCCTATCATTATCCTGTTATTGGTTATAAAAAAGATTTAATAAATATTACCGGTAAAGATTTGCACGCATTTTATAAGAAGCATTATAAACCAAATAATGCAACATTGGTGGTTGTTGGTGATGTAGAGACTGATGAAGTTATAGACCTTGCTAATCAATATTTTGGACATATACCACATGATGAAGCATGTATAAAAAAAGAGAATTCTTGTATTTTCGATATTGTATCAAAATCTGTAACATTATACCGCGATATAGTACATCCTTCTTTTATCTATGCTTTTGCTATTCCTGGTCTCAGTAAAAAAAACATTTTCGAAATAAGTATTTTAGAGTGGATTATAGGCCAAGGCAGGGGATCACGGCTATATAAAAAACTTGTTCATGATTATGGTTTGGCAACAAATGTTACAACAGGAAGCTGGAGTGATTTATTTGAGCATGGAATTTTTTTTATTCAGGTAGATCCAAAAAATCAAAAGGATAAAGAAAAAATTGAAGATGTCATTGATGCGGAATTAATCGAATTAGCTTCAAATGGACTCAGTGACAGTGAATTTAAAAGAGCTCTCCAAAAAACTCAAATGCGGCTTTACACTCTCTTGGAAAATTTTAATGAACAAGCTTCTCGCATTGGTCTTATGTATCTTGCAACAAAAGATGAAAACTATGGTTCAACTCTATCCATGCAATCCTCCCATGAGCTTAAACAAAACACACATGATATAATTGAACAATTCTTTAGACCTTCAGTAATACATAAAGGTTACCTGTTGCCATTATCTGAAAGTGAAAAAAATAATTGGTTAACTTTACAGCAAGCTTCAGATCAAAAAGACAAGGAAATACTATCTCAGCGTGTTCGACATACGCAAGTGGAGTCTGCTTTGTATGCAAAAAGAGTTAATCTACAAGAAACAATGAAGCCCTTTGCTTTTCCTAAGGCAGAAAAGATAATATTGTCTAATGGATTAAACGTATTGCACCATCATAATGGTGCAACTCCGCGAATCAAAATTACTTTGAACTTTAAAGCAGATTCTTATTATGATCCCCAAGACAAGCAAGGGCTGTGTAAGTTTGTCATGGCAATGATGGTTGAGGGAACCGAAACATATACGGCACAGGAATTAATAGACATTCTCGATGCTCATGGAATTTCTCTGATAGTTTCTTCCGAAGCGATTTCGATTAATCTTCTAGAATCAGATTTGGTTTTTGGATTGAGGATGCTAAACGATATTCTCAATAAATCTACATTTCCTGAAAATAAATTAGAGAAAGTTAGACAGCAGCTGCTGGTTCATGTAAAAAAAGCTTCCGACGATCTTGCATGCTGTAAAGATATGGTGTTGAAAAATATTCTTTATAAAGGTCATCCATACAGCAAGCAAGCGAATGGTAATGCATCATCCATTGGCGCAATATCGCGGGCTGATCTTTTAGATTTTTATAAAAAATATATCTCCCCACAAGAAGCACATCTTGTGATTGTTGGTGATTTACATAACTACGATATACAAGAAGTAGTTGCGCAAGAACTAGGGGATTGGTGTGGAGCGGTAGTAGAAGATATAGAGTATCCGCCCCTATTTAAGGTACCCACCATCGAGGTCAATCATCAACTTAATCGTGACCAAGCTTTCATTTGCCTTGCACAACTATCAATAGACAGATATCATCCTGATTTTGATAAATATCGGATATTTGATTATATATTCAGTGGGGGAAACTTTAGTCGAGGATCTCGCCTTTTTAGTTTGCGAGAACAAACAGGTATATTTTATATTGTTGGAGGATCTCTGGTTAGTGGTGCTGGCAAACAACCAGGAGTATTTCAAGTAACTGCAATTGTATCGCCGGATAGATTACAAGAGGCTGAGGAAATGTTGAAAAATTTAATTGATACTGTTGTGGATACAGTTACACAAGAGGAATTTGAAGAAGCCAAGCGTACAATAATCAATAATCTGGTTAATAATTTTGTATCTAATGATGCCCTCGCAGCTACGTTTTTGTTTCTCGATCGCTTTAAATTACCTGCAGATTATTTTGATAATCGTGCGGCAAGTTTGGAAACAATCACACTTGAAGATATGAAAACTGCAGTTAAAGATATCTTACATTCAGATAAGATGATTACGGTGCGAGCGGGAAGAGTGTAG
- a CDS encoding 30S ribosomal protein S1, which yields MSRMAKELVRPEQFCTVKMKAGLDSIALQLNDELQRELDALYKGAVETFQLGKLIKGTVVAIEDNGVLVDIKYKSRGLVPRYEFGEHELKKLHAGDEIEVILDQLEDTDGRIVLSYEKAKEMRAWDAVTKLFEDGAPAEGVVTHKVKGGLNVDIGIPAFLPGSQIDLQRVTDFDQYVGQTIKACILKLNKKRGNVIISRRKYLHDQRSEDRKKILETLSEGQVIQGIVKNITNYGVFIDIGGVDGLLHITDMTWGRVAHPSEMVRIGDSIAVKVLSFDKNNEKISLGLKQLQTNPWDQISPDIAVGNKTKGKISSITDYGLFIEVAPEVEGLVHISEISWTDRITDLNRLYKVGDAIEVLVVSLDKENRRMSLSVKQLGKNPWETVNEQFKPGQTLKGKISNITDFGIFVQLLPGIDGLVHISDLSWTEHIEHPSDRYKLGQEVEAVILGIDKDSKKISLGIKQLSIDPWEKVAEQYPVGSVVEGEISKITNFGAFVRLPNNIEGLMHNTVLSQEQSKKAEEFFTVGQKAQFRIVNINKEERKLALSTLLEEKKQEPKKVEPKKTEQQPKKESSFAKASADASEGKQQVQSKQQPKVVAKKEKREEPQQQKVRGSLQIALESAMQKSDKNNKDEDQ from the coding sequence ATGAGCCGAATGGCAAAAGAACTCGTAAGACCGGAACAATTCTGTACGGTTAAAATGAAAGCTGGTTTAGATTCGATAGCACTACAACTTAACGATGAGCTCCAAAGGGAGCTTGATGCGCTTTATAAAGGTGCTGTTGAAACATTCCAATTGGGCAAATTAATCAAGGGTACTGTTGTAGCAATAGAAGACAACGGTGTTCTTGTTGATATCAAATATAAATCTCGTGGCCTTGTTCCTCGCTATGAATTTGGCGAACATGAACTTAAAAAGTTACATGCAGGCGATGAGATTGAAGTCATTCTTGATCAACTTGAAGATACTGATGGCAGAATCGTATTATCATACGAAAAAGCTAAAGAAATGCGCGCATGGGATGCTGTCACTAAGCTTTTCGAAGATGGTGCACCAGCTGAAGGTGTGGTTACGCATAAAGTTAAAGGTGGCTTGAACGTTGATATCGGTATTCCTGCGTTTCTACCAGGATCTCAAATTGATCTACAACGTGTTACTGATTTTGATCAATATGTTGGTCAAACAATCAAAGCATGTATCCTTAAATTGAACAAAAAACGTGGAAATGTAATTATTTCACGTCGTAAATATCTCCATGATCAACGCTCAGAAGATCGCAAGAAGATCTTAGAAACATTGAGCGAAGGTCAAGTTATTCAGGGTATCGTTAAAAATATCACTAACTATGGTGTGTTTATAGACATAGGTGGTGTTGACGGGCTTCTGCATATCACCGATATGACATGGGGTCGTGTTGCTCATCCAAGCGAAATGGTACGCATTGGCGATAGTATAGCAGTGAAAGTATTGAGCTTTGATAAGAACAACGAAAAAATATCGCTTGGTCTTAAGCAACTGCAAACAAATCCTTGGGATCAAATTAGTCCTGATATCGCGGTTGGCAACAAAACTAAAGGTAAAATTTCTAGTATTACCGATTATGGTCTATTCATAGAGGTTGCTCCAGAAGTTGAAGGGCTTGTCCATATTTCTGAAATTTCATGGACTGATCGTATTACTGACCTTAATCGTCTGTATAAAGTTGGCGATGCGATTGAAGTGCTTGTTGTTTCATTGGATAAAGAAAATCGTCGTATGTCATTGAGTGTTAAGCAACTTGGTAAAAATCCTTGGGAAACGGTAAACGAACAGTTTAAACCAGGACAAACACTTAAAGGTAAAATTAGCAATATTACTGACTTTGGTATTTTTGTTCAATTGTTGCCAGGTATTGATGGTTTAGTTCATATTTCTGATCTTTCATGGACAGAACATATTGAACATCCGTCTGATCGTTACAAATTAGGTCAAGAAGTTGAAGCGGTTATTTTGGGCATTGATAAAGATAGCAAGAAAATATCTCTTGGTATTAAGCAATTAAGCATTGATCCATGGGAAAAAGTTGCAGAACAATATCCAGTAGGTTCTGTTGTTGAAGGTGAAATTAGCAAAATAACCAACTTTGGTGCTTTTGTAAGACTGCCAAACAATATTGAAGGACTTATGCATAATACTGTTCTTTCTCAGGAACAAAGTAAAAAAGCTGAAGAATTCTTCACAGTAGGTCAAAAAGCGCAATTCCGTATTGTTAATATCAATAAAGAAGAACGCAAGCTTGCTTTAAGTACGCTTCTTGAAGAAAAGAAACAAGAGCCGAAAAAAGTTGAGCCTAAAAAAACTGAACAACAACCTAAAAAAGAATCCTCCTTCGCTAAAGCTTCGGCGGACGCGTCTGAAGGTAAACAACAAGTTCAGTCTAAACAGCAGCCTAAAGTTGTAGCGAAAAAAGAGAAAAGAGAAGAACCACAGCAACAAAAAGTACGTGGATCTTTACAAATTGCTCTTGAATCTGCAATGCAAAAGTCTGATAAAAACAACAAAGACGAAGATCAATAA
- a CDS encoding ComEC/Rec2 family competence protein: MHFFTSNFHCINIPPLFAITLFFIVGIIWHSAVSLFFILFLTTLCCTLFAYKKQFAFPTQFIMCSFFVLAGAWLHQKELRDYDGFYAFIDNKKFSVTGTVIDKNEATVNHQKTTVITLAIDTIATEHSTKKCNKVVMFYGKSNNAFVVGDTVTFFDMHCKMPSSRDFQLYQIKEQIVATIFSNDVHYRIDYHSPWSLRYWIWNEKTKLLNRLENKLSQRGFQFFSSLFLGNRSYVKSSLEETNEQFKAWGIYHFLARSGMHLALFIFIWQAIFCLLPLPMIIKQIILSLFSCIYFALTWTSTPFTRSFALFLLNKICLFSKTPFHTLHYLTLVCFGFLLYCPLYLFFLDFQLSFALTFALAWFNQVAIQHRSQLSKY; this comes from the coding sequence ATGCATTTTTTTACGAGCAACTTTCACTGCATCAACATACCTCCACTTTTTGCCATTACACTTTTTTTTATTGTCGGCATTATCTGGCATTCTGCCGTATCATTATTTTTTATACTTTTTTTAACAACACTGTGTTGCACTTTATTTGCCTACAAAAAACAGTTTGCATTTCCAACGCAATTCATTATGTGCTCATTTTTTGTATTAGCTGGCGCTTGGTTACATCAAAAAGAATTACGTGATTATGATGGATTTTATGCATTTATTGATAACAAAAAATTTTCTGTAACAGGAACAGTGATAGATAAAAATGAAGCAACAGTAAACCATCAAAAAACAACGGTTATTACTCTTGCAATTGACACAATAGCAACAGAGCACTCCACAAAAAAATGCAACAAAGTGGTGATGTTTTATGGAAAAAGCAACAACGCCTTCGTTGTTGGTGATACGGTAACTTTTTTTGATATGCATTGTAAAATGCCATCTAGTCGAGATTTTCAGCTCTACCAAATCAAAGAGCAAATTGTTGCAACAATATTCAGCAATGATGTGCATTATCGTATTGATTATCATTCACCATGGTCATTGCGTTACTGGATATGGAATGAGAAAACAAAACTATTAAACAGATTAGAAAATAAACTTTCTCAACGTGGATTTCAGTTTTTTTCTTCTTTATTTTTGGGAAACAGGTCGTATGTAAAATCATCCCTAGAAGAAACAAATGAACAATTCAAAGCATGGGGTATCTATCACTTTCTTGCACGATCAGGAATGCACTTAGCTCTTTTTATTTTTATCTGGCAAGCCATTTTCTGTCTTCTTCCTCTTCCCATGATTATAAAACAAATCATACTATCGCTCTTCAGCTGTATTTACTTTGCTTTAACGTGGACATCCACCCCATTCACTCGATCATTTGCACTTTTTTTGCTCAATAAAATATGCTTATTTAGTAAAACTCCTTTTCACACACTACACTACTTAACGCTTGTCTGTTTTGGATTTCTACTTTATTGTCCACTTTATTTGTTTTTTCTCGACTTTCAACTTAGCTTTGCCCTAACATTTGCACTCGCATGGTTTAACCAAGTAGCAATTCAACACAGATCTCAATTATCAAAATATTGA
- a CDS encoding pitrilysin family protein produces the protein MQSCFVKLMYLSYSILLMSACVAHVHLVGKNNTPIELEDFMSDEKNMMQQEVKSVHQHVKKVVLDNGLTILIRESHEIPKVSFQIFYNVGSKDELLGEKGIAHLIEHMIFKGTDTLSESDINVLVHKLSGNCNAFTSYDCTGYYFNFPTHHWHEAFPVVADCMTNCLFNDDMLNSEMKAVIQELKLYKDQYERSLLEEMIGMIFADHPYHYPIIGYKQDLWSVAGKDLLAFYKKHYKPNNATLVVVGDVDTDEVVDLANEYFGSIPKDPDYAKKENFFHRDIASKSLTIYRDVAQPTLAYVFVVPGAVDKKDTAIDIFEWILGKGKSSRLYKKLVNDSQLATSVATGSWGLFDHGVFFILVEPKKIEDAAEIERIIMAELEDIAKNGVGAAEFERGFKKTQMEFYSLLEGIEDQAYAIGHAYLATGDENYVFTCLEQPAELLKQQVQDIVAAYFRPAITHKGFVLPLPEREKGEWAVLQEESDTEDEEILAVRVRSTEVEPAVYAKTVDVQKQTHFTFPKPQLCTLSNGLKVLYHDNDITPKINIVLEFKARPHYDPQDKQGLYTFVADMMTEGTENYTSEELADAIESRGMSIGVYPGGIAMKMLSSDFVFGLGILKEILTKATFPENEIEKIRHQLLTDIKQYWDEPRSFVSHLVREEIYKNHPYSKQSIGTEESISSISRDDLVDFYEKYISPFGAHIAVVGELEGYNIKDVLEKELGDWKISEVEEIKCPALTPVPTKEVNYTINRDQVVLCLAQLSIERKHPKFDAYLLFDQIFGGGALGSMSSRLFELREHTGLFYTIRGSLIAGTDEQPGMFQVRTIVSLDRLAEAEKAIKNTIDTVVDTLTQEDLEEAKRAITNTLVDNFVSNSDIASTFLYLDRFKLPADYFDTRAEVLERITLEDMKKAVKDILSSDKLITVRAGRV, from the coding sequence ATGCAATCTTGTTTTGTAAAATTAATGTATCTTAGTTATTCTATACTTCTTATGAGTGCATGTGTTGCGCATGTGCATCTAGTCGGAAAAAATAATACACCAATAGAACTTGAGGATTTCATGTCAGATGAGAAAAATATGATGCAACAAGAAGTAAAGTCTGTTCATCAACATGTTAAAAAAGTAGTGTTAGATAATGGTTTGACCATTTTAATTCGTGAATCGCATGAAATACCAAAAGTATCTTTTCAGATTTTTTATAATGTTGGGTCAAAGGATGAATTGCTGGGAGAAAAAGGCATAGCACATCTTATTGAACATATGATTTTCAAAGGTACTGATACATTGTCTGAATCAGATATCAATGTTCTTGTACATAAACTTTCTGGTAATTGTAATGCTTTTACTTCATACGATTGCACTGGATATTACTTCAATTTTCCTACGCATCATTGGCATGAAGCATTCCCTGTCGTCGCCGATTGTATGACTAACTGCTTGTTTAACGATGATATGCTCAATTCGGAGATGAAGGCAGTTATCCAAGAACTTAAATTATACAAAGATCAGTATGAGCGTTCTTTGTTGGAAGAGATGATTGGCATGATATTTGCTGATCATCCATATCATTATCCTATTATTGGGTATAAACAGGATTTGTGGAGTGTTGCAGGCAAAGATTTGTTAGCATTTTATAAAAAACATTATAAACCAAACAATGCAACACTTGTTGTTGTTGGTGATGTGGATACCGATGAGGTGGTAGATTTGGCAAATGAGTATTTTGGTTCAATACCAAAAGATCCAGACTATGCTAAAAAAGAAAATTTTTTCCATCGTGATATTGCATCAAAATCATTAACAATATATCGCGATGTAGCTCAACCAACCTTAGCATACGTATTTGTTGTTCCTGGTGCAGTGGATAAAAAAGATACAGCCATTGATATTTTTGAGTGGATTCTTGGTAAAGGTAAAAGTTCACGTTTGTATAAAAAATTGGTGAATGATTCGCAGCTTGCCACAAGTGTTGCAACCGGATCTTGGGGGCTGTTTGATCATGGTGTTTTCTTTATTTTGGTTGAACCAAAAAAAATAGAAGATGCTGCGGAAATTGAGCGTATTATTATGGCAGAATTGGAAGATATTGCTAAAAATGGTGTCGGAGCAGCAGAGTTTGAAAGAGGCTTTAAAAAGACGCAAATGGAGTTTTATAGTCTTCTTGAAGGCATTGAAGATCAGGCATATGCCATTGGACATGCGTATCTTGCAACAGGCGATGAAAATTATGTATTTACATGCTTGGAACAACCTGCAGAATTATTAAAACAACAAGTGCAAGATATTGTTGCTGCGTATTTCCGACCGGCTATTACGCATAAAGGTTTTGTGTTACCATTGCCAGAGCGTGAAAAAGGTGAATGGGCAGTGTTGCAAGAAGAATCGGATACTGAAGATGAGGAAATTCTTGCTGTACGTGTGCGTTCAACAGAGGTAGAGCCGGCAGTATATGCAAAAACTGTTGATGTACAAAAGCAGACTCATTTTACTTTTCCTAAACCGCAACTGTGTACATTATCGAATGGCTTAAAAGTGCTTTATCATGATAATGATATCACTCCTAAAATTAATATTGTTTTGGAATTCAAAGCACGTCCTCACTATGATCCGCAAGACAAACAAGGATTATACACATTTGTAGCAGATATGATGACCGAAGGAACTGAGAATTACACAAGCGAAGAGCTTGCTGATGCAATTGAATCGCGTGGAATGTCTATAGGCGTGTATCCTGGTGGCATTGCTATGAAAATGTTAAGCAGTGATTTTGTTTTTGGGCTGGGTATTTTAAAAGAAATTCTTACCAAAGCAACATTTCCTGAGAATGAAATAGAAAAAATTCGACATCAGTTATTAACCGATATTAAGCAGTACTGGGATGAGCCACGTTCTTTTGTGAGTCATTTGGTGCGCGAAGAAATTTATAAAAATCATCCATACAGCAAGCAAAGTATTGGAACAGAAGAATCTATTTCATCAATTTCTCGTGATGATTTAGTGGATTTTTATGAGAAATACATTTCTCCTTTTGGTGCTCATATAGCGGTGGTTGGTGAGCTAGAAGGTTATAATATAAAAGATGTATTAGAAAAAGAACTTGGAGATTGGAAGATAAGCGAAGTTGAAGAAATAAAATGTCCTGCGCTTACTCCTGTACCAACAAAAGAAGTAAATTATACAATTAATCGTGACCAAGTTGTTTTGTGTTTAGCACAATTATCAATTGAGCGTAAGCATCCTAAATTTGATGCTTATTTATTGTTCGATCAAATATTTGGCGGAGGAGCTTTAGGTTCTATGAGTTCTCGGTTGTTTGAATTGCGTGAACATACCGGATTATTTTATACCATTCGTGGATCATTAATTGCGGGAACTGATGAACAACCAGGAATGTTCCAGGTGCGCACCATTGTTTCCTTGGATAGATTAGCTGAAGCTGAAAAGGCAATCAAAAATACAATTGATACCGTTGTTGATACATTAACGCAAGAAGATTTGGAAGAAGCAAAACGAGCAATAACTAATACACTTGTTGATAATTTTGTTTCTAACAGTGATATTGCGAGTACGTTCTTGTATCTTGATCGCTTTAAACTTCCTGCTGATTATTTTGACACTCGTGCGGAAGTGTTAGAAAGAATTACGCTTGAAGATATGAAAAAAGCGGTGAAAGATATTTTAAGTTCTGACAAGCTTATTACTGTGCGAGCGGGGCGCGTTTGA
- the ndk gene encoding nucleoside-diphosphate kinase, with protein MELTKLTYAMIKPDAVAAKNTGKIIDMIEHNGFEIVRLQKVIIAKELAEEFYGEHRERPFFGELVEFVISAPVIIMALHKDNAIASWRDLIGATDPLKADAGTVRKLYGTDIGKNAVHGSADSASATKELELFFPDLFGYESAEENCSKDRCSDDDDCCMNDE; from the coding sequence GTGGAATTAACTAAATTAACTTATGCGATGATTAAACCAGATGCTGTTGCAGCTAAAAATACTGGTAAAATTATTGATATGATTGAACATAACGGTTTTGAAATTGTTCGTTTGCAAAAAGTTATTATTGCTAAAGAATTAGCAGAAGAATTTTATGGTGAACACAGAGAAAGACCTTTCTTTGGTGAATTAGTTGAGTTTGTTATATCAGCACCAGTGATTATTATGGCATTGCACAAAGATAATGCTATTGCATCATGGCGCGATTTGATTGGCGCAACAGATCCTCTTAAGGCTGATGCTGGTACTGTTCGCAAATTATATGGAACAGATATTGGGAAAAATGCAGTTCACGGATCAGCAGATTCTGCTTCTGCAACAAAAGAACTTGAACTATTCTTCCCTGATTTATTTGGTTATGAATCTGCAGAAGAAAATTGTTCAAAAGACAGATGTTCAGATGATGATGACTGTTGCATGAATGATGAATAA